Proteins encoded within one genomic window of Besnoitia besnoiti strain Bb-Ger1 chromosome II, whole genome shotgun sequence:
- a CDS encoding fumble protein (encoded by transcript BESB_040640) has product MSALHPPAADLCSSGVGSIRQQHCSACHIPSSESITADAISDSRLLNEGDAATSGPLNPPAVACLRHRGLSRCQCCSGCSHSAHASGSNARINHRSQTRGTAALQDRMVALNGSSCREVGSGIRVARGSRRHLPGRPVSLPSSEASGRASIRRSERHGSVRCCPHRHTRCCGQRRRKQFACQRREPIRRASSTSAHAPPRQLLEAQIGFPLGSSPSWQLVGRPSKDDKANSAEDAGVAPGRGTCRQQSGDFSRGLQPHSAADPRVRHPSSSRSNSHEFVLYAPQNPSCPITALAARLLDLIRTGGPSDRCAVDIGGTLAKVAFVTESETPATSRTAHWTQDIARADYSQCMAQSTAGGRRRTRSLERARIRAAGCDSRDRPVLQGRQQPRRTRERRISSQCQECVTGDHVGLGYDKSVSIERHVAPTSPLKVGARLSATNNAGRESEAAPACREGSRVRASLRQEDAAGSCSSEDTAGSDIFGSSPSPSESGAAIALNSSTASSTQTSCASLCGPDGEAGGRRTTFSSSLGGADNRTAAQPSALCSDMRPNRSESCLRRIKGNAGASLTIRATPHHVIRFTYFRTKDVASLLSFLRAYGFAQPGGILRATGGGAHKFGPLFMQKLGVQLKKRDEMESIMKGLVCLASSTNSVFRFDLQHKKRIHVHVTTPLYPFLVVNIGSGVSILKATGPSSFVRITGTCIGGGTVLGLARLLFHAKTFKQVVKLSERGTDLLDLKVGDLFGDAAGSRCLPADTLASSFGRLYLMTFQEDGNLLRKNLRKEDIARSLIHMVSYNLGYLAYLVGTAHGVRRIFFAGKYINNHAFTMESITHGVNFYMRQYDAASSASIPACLNRCNSSLGGSAAASMAGDAAGTGCGPPQDRRGSSGCGPTHGDVGGLPPASSSSRENETTPFARRKISACFTQAEEQPRRKLRSLSAPPRMGVERWICSGRCVSFTSSTASRRKRSHPCGGRPSIATTPDGGGEQQLYREALDTARIRSDEGMGVTALRSIQGCMRLAGRASCSKPTNSSAEAGGETGKVSSCCNPPLVSVLAAQGVSRPHSCFCSPTKRLGEIGRIQDVLECDASIGWVRSTPGSAVLNTRPQQHIKPTLKYTAQRVSPSAAPSYPHPPPFEVLFLRHDGYLGALGALVASED; this is encoded by the exons CCCCCGCTGCGGACCTTTGCAGCTCGGGTGTTGGTTCGATCCGACAGCAGCATTGTTCTGCATGTCATATTCCGTCGTCGGAATCCATCACCGCGGATGCTATAAGCGACTCAAGGCTTCTGAATGAAGGCGATGCTGCGACTTCAGGGCCTCTCAATCCtcccgcggtcgcctgctTGCGGCACCGCGGTCTGAGTCGGTGCCAGTGCTGCTCCGGTTGCAGCCACTCAGCACACGCTTCTGGTTCGAACGCGAGAATAAATCACCGTTCGCAGACTAGGGGGACGGCTGCGCTCCAAGATCGCATGGTCGCGCTGAACGGAAGCTCCTGTCGTGAAGTCGGCTCGGGTATTCGAGTCGCTCGCGGTTCCCGCCGTCACCTTCCCGGCCGCCCGGTATCGCTGCCAAGCAGCGAGGCATCCGGTCGCGCGTCCATCCGTCGGAGCGAAAGGCACGGTTCAGTGAGATGCTGCCCTCACCGGCACACTCGCTGTTGTGGTCAGCGCCGCCGAAAGCAGTTCGCATGCCAGAGAAGAGAACCGATTCGGCGGGCCTCTTCGACTAGTgcccacgcgccgccgcgtcagtTGCTTGAGGCCCAGATCGGTTTCCCGCTCGGCAGCTCTCCTTCATGGCAGTTGGTTGGCAGGCCCTCAAAAGATGACAAAGCTAATTCCGCAGAGGACGCTGGTGTAGCTCCTGGGCGTGGGACGTGCCGACAGCAGAGCGGCGACTTCTCTCGGGGTCTACAGCCGCATTCTGCTGCTGATCCGCGCGTTCGTCACCCGTCAAGCTCCAGAAGCAACTCACATGAATTCGTTCTGTATGCACCGCAGAATCCGTCGTGTCCCATTACGGCTTTAGCAGCCCGGCTGCTTGACCTCATTCGAACAGGCGGCCCGAGCGACCGATGCGCTGTTGACATCGGAGGAACTCTCGCGAAGGTCGCATTTGTCACCGAAAGCGAAACTCCCGCAACGTCCCGTACAGCGCACTGGACTCAAGACATCGCCCGCGCCGATTACTCTCAGTGCATGGCGCAATCGACGGCCGGGGGCAGGCGTCGTACCCGCTCTCTGGAGCGGGCGAGGATACGGGCAGCTGGGTGTGACTCCCGAGACAGGCCTGTACTCCAGGGGCGGCAACAGCCTCGTCGAACGAGGGAGCGACGTATTTCAAGTCAGTGTCAAGAGTGTGTGACAGGAGACCATGTGGGCCTCGGCTACGATAAATCTGTTTCAATAGAGAGGCACGTTGCTCCGACGTCTCCCCTGAAAGTGGGTGCGCGGCTTTCGGCAACAAATAACGCgggacgcgagagcgaggctgcgcctgcgtgcagAGAAGGTAGCAGGGTCCGGGCCTCTCTTCGTcaggaggacgcagcgggCTCTTGCTCGTCAGAGGACACTGCAGGGTCTGACATCTTTGGTTCCTCGCCCTCACCGTCGGAGTCAGGTGCTGCAATCGCACTCAACTCGTCCACGGCTTCGAGCACCCAGACAAGCTGTGCATCTCTCTGCGGACCTGACGGTGAAGCGGGCGGGCGAAGGACAACGTTCTCTTCGAGCCTTGGGGGCGCTGACAACAGAACGGCCGCCCAACCATCTGCACTTTGCTCGGATATGAGGCCTAATCGAAGCGAGTCATGTCTACGACGAATCAAGGGCAATGCAGGGGCGTCGCTGACAATCCGAG CGACACCGCATCACGTCATCCGCTTCACGTACTTCCGGACCAAAGATGTTGCCTCGCTGCTTTCGTTCCTACGAG CGTATGGGTTTGCGCAGCCGGGTGGTATACTCCGAGCcacgggcggaggcgctcacAAATTTGGGCCTCTTTTCATGCAGAAGCTTGGCGTTCAGTTAAAAAAACGCGACGAAATGGAGTCGATCATGAAGGGCCTAGTGTGTTTGGCGTCGTCTACCAACTCCGTCTTTCGATTCGACTTACAACACAAGAAGAGGATCCATGTGCATGTA ACCACCCCTCTATATCCGTTCCTCGTCGTCAATATCGGCTCCGGCGTCTCGATTTTGAAA GCGACAGGTCCGTCGTCGTTTGTCCGCATCACGGGTACGTGCATCGGCGGTGGCACAGTTCTGGGATTGGCAAGGCTGCTGTTCCACGCGAAGACGTTCAAGCAGGTGGTAAAGCTCTCCGAGAGAG GCACAGACTTGCTCGACCTCAAGGTTGGCGATTTGTTCGGTGATGCTGCGGGCAGCCGGTGCCTGCCAGCAGACACTCTGGCTAGCAG TTTTGGTAGACTGTATCTCATGACATTCCAAGAAGATGGGAATCTTCTGAGAAAGAACTTGAG GAAGGAGGACATTGCGCGGAGCTTGATCCACATGGTCAGCTACAATCTCGGCTACCTTGCCTACCTTGTAGGGACCGCCCATGGAGTTCGCAG AATTTTTTTTGCAGGAAAATATATCAATAATCATGCATTTACAATGGAGTCGATCACGCACGGAGTCAACTTTTATATGCGCCAATACGATGCCGCATCCTCCGCTTCCATTCCTGCATGTCTCAATCGGTGCAACTCTTCCCTGGGGGGctcagcagctgcgtctATGGCTGGTGACGCTGCCGGAACGGGCTGTGGGCCTCCTCAGGATAGAAGAGGCAGTTCTGGATGCGGACCTACCCACGGCGACGTGGGAGGGCTGCCACCAGCGAGCAGTAGTTCCCGCGAGAATGAAACGACTCCCTTCGCCAGGCGGAAAATTTCTGCTTGTTTCACACAAGCGGAGGAACAACCGCGGAGGAAGCTGAGAAGCTTGTCAGCGCCGCCAAGAATGGGCGTGGAGCGCTGGATTTGCAGCGGTCGCTGCGTTTCGTTCACATCAAGCACTGCCTCAAGACGGAAACGTTCTCACCCATGTGGAGGCCGCCCTAGCATAGCCACAACACCCGACGGTGGTGGTGAACAGCAGCTTTACAGGGAGGCTCTCGACACAGCAAGGATTAGGAGTGATGAAGGCATGGGCGTGACTGCACTGCGAAGTATTCAAGGTTGCATGAGGCTGGCGGGGCGGGCATCATGTTCGAAACCAACAAACTCGTCAGCAGAAGCAGGTGGTGAAACCGGGAAAGTGTCAAGTTGTTGTAACCCCCCGCTCGTTAGCGTGTTGGCAGCCCAGGGAGTATCTCGTCCTCACTCTTGTTTTTGTTCTCCGACCAAAAGACTGGGTGAAATAGGACGCATCCAGGATGTTCTCGAATGCGACGCCTCTATAGGGTGGGTTCGTTCAACCCCGGGGAGCGCGGTGTTGAACAccaggccgcagcagcatATCAAGCCGACTCTAAAATACACCGCCCAGCGCGTGTCGCCATCAGCTGCACCTAGCTATCCTCATCCACCGCCATTCGAG GTGCTCTTTCTTCGGCATGATGGCTACTTGGGAGCCCTAGGCGCTCTGGTAGCTTCTGAGGATTGA
- a CDS encoding hypothetical protein (encoded by transcript BESB_040650), with product MFNSDYDYLTSSGLLATTESTLDRRVKEPLLSEALVIVYFTLLRPTLPVPARPKRPTNSQNRQPSKARFYHHQSHAWPEDRQIAARQRVWTSQKANDDSEMERTGEGKNCMICCGVACDPGTSRTESTSTCRYSQAVTLLSPREWSVSNTRSCASHDADHRPPSYWEREISNVPMGINYSIDCMFKPTAVPCVIPPRGRDPLGLRSQSANEFPGPAVPAASMRHLSLPSNRTASPRPNTDANDALFNTLPCQVSARCKLPVSLLCPAQFLVEKVQKEEGPYHTTVPRNATASVIPTYRTQESHQVSIKRRPARFPCPTSSGGALFSPPLRSKMPHPTAPSEASGYFLNVSPRTQQQPDMHGNGSSLPGSSAQQKNPNYFNCSGMNIDSGEAENPHSIFAIRRALEVQQESIPMESKNREFTTTAETPSSGSACTLDACQTSDTATGESADCLPQPHERLVNTCPDRSRRETILEGSFLKQQCCVWVPVVTASATSPSRFPSRALLLHACKKLFMRVTRYPCSFTIELKHWVTLISRTPLIEIVQRIWVPVLATSQTALRYPDRGSAKATTRTCRRFAQRPLAKRDLIFLYMQKVKFAQPGANLHSEQRGLCFWTFWELICILSSLTRLVLRNRKLDSTQERMVEIEAYCEAGGRGPPRNATREIADRIRSAPPHLFISSGECSEIGTSSAQSVEMAAGSGILDFLNNSEAEAGVQPDTEDDMAMLDDRSPKRKTDSEKHSTADPCGQTFGSLGSSSGGGPRDRLKSKTTSNSRKTSSTSSPRSNDMAAKKQDNTSAGRQLGTICNRLDEKFCDSPVFVPWWPELDSAFRSLHPTERVTAVDSLLTTLLAEADRLYLDSL from the coding sequence ATGTTTAATTCAGATTACGACTACCTAACGTCAAGTGGCCTGCTGGCGACCACCGAAAGTACTTTGGATCGGAGAGTTAAAGAACCTCTTTTATCCGAGGCTCTTGTTATTGTATACTTCACCTTGTTGCGGCCAACGCTCCCTGTGCCAGCGCGGCCGAAGCGGCCAACCAATTCGCAGAACCGTCAGCCGTCTAAGGCTCGGTTTTATCATCATCAATCTCACGCGTGGCCAGAGGATCGTCAGATTGCTGCCAGACAAAGAGTGTGGACAAGTCAAAAAGCGAATGATGACAGCGAGATGGAGCGCACTGGTGAGGGCAAGAATTGCATGATTTGCTGTGGAGTAGCATGCGACCCTGGAACTTCGAGGACAGAGAGTACTTCCACCTGTCGGTACAGCCAAGCGGTCACGCTCCTCTCTCCGAGGGAATGGTCTGTGTCCAATACAAGAAGTTGTGCCAGTCACGACGCAGACCATCGGCCGCCGTCTTACTGGGAGAGGGAAATCTCTAATGTGCCAATGGGCATCAATTATAGCATCGATTGTATGTTCAAACCCACGGCGGTACCTTGCGTAATCCCGCCAAGAGGCCGCGACCCTCTTGGACTTCGCTCTCAGAGTGCTAACGAATTTCCGGGCCCCGCTGTCCCAGCAGCTTCCATGCGGCACCTGTCATTGCCGAGTAACCGGACGGCATCGCCCCGACCAAACACAGATGCAAATGATGCATTGTTCAACACGCTGCCCTGTCAGGTGTCAGCTCGATGTAAATTACCGGTGTCGCTTTTGTGTCCGGCTCAATTTCTGGTGGAAAAGGTTCAGAAAGAAGAAGGTCCCTATCACACTACCGTGCCGCGGAACGCAACTGCATCGGTCATTCCAACGTATCGGACACAGGAGTCACATCAAGTTTCCATCAAacgaaggcccgcgcgctTCCCCTGCCCGACCTCAAGTGGGGGGGCGCTTTTTTCGCCCCCGCTGCGTTCCAAGATGCCGCACCCTACTGCACCGTCGGAGGCTTCTGGTTATTTTTTGAACGTTTCTCCGCGGACCCAACAGCAACCGGATATGCATGGAAACGGGAGCTCCCTGCCTGGTTCCAGCGCGCAACAGAAGAATCCAAACTACTTCAACTGCAGTGGGATGAATATTGATAGTGGCGAAGCAGAAAACCCTCATTCGATCTTCGCAATCCGGCGAGCTTTGGAAGTTCAACAAGAGTCGATACCAATGGAATCCAAGAACCGTGAATTCACAACAACTGCGGAGACACCCTCGTCTGGATCAGCCTGCACCCTCGATGCCTGCCAGACGTCGGATACCGCCACTGGAGAGTCCGCCGACTGTCTGCCACAGCCGCACGAACGGCTCGTGAATACATGCCCAGATCGATCCCGGCGAGAAACCATCCTAGAGGGCAGCTTCCTAAAGCAACAGTGCTGTGTGTGGGTTCCAGTGGTcacggcgtcggcgacgtCTCCAAGTCGCTTTCCGTCGAGAGCCCTCCTGCTTCACGCTTGCAAAAAATTATTTATGAGAGTCACTCGATATCCTTGCAGTTTCACCATTGAGCTCAAGCACTGGGTCACGTTAATCTCTCGCACTCCCTTGATAGAAATTGTGCAGCGTATATGGGTACCAGTTCTGGCAACGTCGCAAACTGCCCTGCGATATCCCGACCGAGGATCAGCCAAAGCAACTACGCGGACATGTCGGCGTTTCGCTCAACGCCCCCTGGCAAAGCGTGACCTCATATTTTTGTACATGCAAAAAGTCAAGTTTGCGCAACCAGGAGCGAACTTGCACTCAGAGCAACGAGGCTTGTGTTTTTGGACGTTCTGGGAGTTAATATGCATACTCTCCAGCCTTACCCGCCTCGTCCTTCGAAACCGGAAGTTGGACTCAACGCAAGAGAGGATGGTTGAAATCGAAGCCTATTGTGAAGCGGGAGGTCGCGGCCCTCCACGAAATGCTACCAGAGAAATTGCGGATCGTATCcgttctgcgccgcctcatCTATTCATATCAAGTGGCGAGTGCAGCGAAATTGGTACCTCATCAGCTCAGAGTGTCGAGATGGCCGCAGGATCCGGCATCTTGGATTTTTTAAACAATTcagaagcggaagcaggGGTGCAACCGGATACAGAGGACGATATGGCAATGTTAGACGACAGATCCCCGAAACGCAAGACAGACAGTGAAAAACATTCAACAGCTGATCCGTGTGGTCAAACATTTGGTTCGCTAGGCAGCAGCTCTGGAGGTGGCCCTCGAGATCGACTCAAATCGAAGACCACTTCAAACAGCCGGAAGACGAGCTCAACGTCGAGTCCGCGGTCAAACGACATGGCTGCCAAGAAACAAGACAATACGTCTGCCGGACGACAATTGGGCACGATTTGTAATCGACTCGATGAGAAATTCTGCGACAGTCCTGTATTTGTCCCGTGGTGGCCCGAGTTGGACAGTGCGTTCCGTTCCCTGCATCCGACAGAAAGAGTCACCGCTGTAGACTCGTTGTTAACGACCCTGCTTGCCGAAGCAGACCGGTTGTACTTGGACTCTCTCTGA
- a CDS encoding hypothetical protein (encoded by transcript BESB_040660), translating to MQTANKGAAWKRRRQFQGNDGAVPDP from the coding sequence ATGCAAACCGCGAACAAAGGAGCCGCCTGGAAACGGCGAAGGCAATTCCAGGGGAACGACGGAGCAGTGCCTGACCCGTGA
- a CDS encoding hypothetical protein (encoded by transcript BESB_040670): MRGCMQRSFYEQPCREDAGLSYAGEKDGAGVGCSDPHLTRRFVRGPQNMYKQAAVKNSDTAEQKRERHKDNDMLCDKHSRRSKMSTSVGWGRRWRSDSTSSESVDGRGGKVRRTERHSNTKGGKTSFSCVRRPSYTRSHSPERKKGSSRGDSRTEIPVGGKGDGGSRSSNQECRSPLISRRSRYQETRTGHAKGKSGESCRCISPDYTEGAKHHVSADHQRGHRCDKSASTNYHPSGCEETRQEPPHAHRHGRSASRSEDVAPSSPADSQGGALEALKERVRARLKVIEWPQLSKMLGTRTYAEHILTLQASEIQRNII, translated from the coding sequence ATGCGTGGTTGCATGCAGAGGTCGTTCTATGAACAGCCGTGCCGGGAAGATGCCGGCCTCAGCTACGCTGGAGAGAAAGATGGGGCTGGCGTGGGCTGTAGCGATCCGCACTTGACGAGGCGTTTTGTTCGAGGTCCTCAGAATATGTATAAACAAGCAGCAGTGAAAAACTCAGATACAGCAGAACAAAAGCGGGAGCGCCACAAAGACAATGACATGCTATGCGACAAACACTCGAGAAGGAGCAAGATGTCCACATCTGTCGGCTGGGGGAGGCGGTGGCGGTCCGACTCAACGTCTTCTGAATCTGTTgacggaagaggaggcaaagTAAGAAGGACCGAGCGACACAGCAATACAAAGGGGGGGAAAACGAGCTTCAGTTGTGTCCGCAGGCCGAGCTATACCAGAAGTCACAGTCCGGAGCGGAAAAAAGGGTCGAGTAGAGGCGACTCAAGGACGGAGATCCCGGTCGGAGGcaagggcgacggcgggagTCGAAGCAGCAACCAAGAGTGTCGGAGCCCCTTGATctcgcggagaagcagatACCAAGAAACCAGGACTGGCCACGCCAAAGGCAAATCTGGAGAGAGTTGTCGGTGCATTTCTCCGGACTATACCGAAGGAGCAAAGCACCATGTGTCTGCGGATCATCAACGTGGCCACCGATGCGACAAAAGCGCCAGCACCAACTATCATCCCTCAGGATGTGAAGAAACAAGACAGGAGCCGCCTCATGCCCACAGACACGGGAGATCGGCTAGCCGCTCGGAGGATGTTGCGCCCTCATCGCCTGCAGATTCACAAGGCGGCGCGCTAGAGGCGCTTAAGGAACGCGTTCGCGCCAGACTAAAGGTAATTGAATGGCCACAGTTGTCGAAGATGCTTGGTACTCGCACGTATGCGGAGCATATTCTTACCTTACAGGCCTCGGAGATTCAGAGGAACATAATCTAG